One segment of Candidatus Izemoplasma sp. DNA contains the following:
- a CDS encoding phosphocholine cytidylyltransferase family protein yields MKAIILAAGRGTRISRHLSGNPKCTVDIGGTTLIRYTIKLLQENGITDIAIILGYRSEVIIKELEDFNITYFYNPFFDATNSIASMWFAKEFLSDDDFLIMNGDVYIEKPILQIIESEKKEFLLLSDETRITEADYKLKYNDGILEKYGKELSEDDTTGEYVGIAIIRKEAIPKFSKELDSLINKQKHNLWWENILYELSNEIKIYVRDVEKNFWAEVDYIEDFDRIISHRSNMNDSENAK; encoded by the coding sequence ATGAAAGCAATAATTTTAGCTGCAGGAAGAGGTACAAGAATTAGTAGACATTTATCAGGGAATCCTAAGTGCACTGTAGATATTGGTGGGACAACACTTATTCGCTATACTATCAAGTTGCTACAAGAAAACGGAATAACCGATATTGCGATAATATTAGGATACAGAAGTGAGGTTATTATTAAGGAACTAGAAGATTTTAACATCACATATTTCTATAATCCTTTTTTTGATGCAACAAATAGTATTGCATCAATGTGGTTTGCAAAAGAATTTTTGTCAGATGATGATTTCTTAATTATGAATGGTGATGTTTATATAGAAAAACCTATATTACAAATAATAGAAAGTGAAAAAAAAGAATTTTTACTTTTATCTGATGAAACAAGGATAACTGAGGCAGATTACAAACTAAAGTACAATGATGGTATTTTGGAAAAATATGGCAAAGAGCTTTCAGAAGATGATACAACAGGGGAATACGTTGGTATCGCTATTATCAGAAAGGAAGCCATACCTAAATTTAGCAAAGAATTAGACTCTTTGATAAATAAACAAAAACATAATTTATGGTGGGAAAACATTTTATACGAATTATCAAATGAAATCAAAATATATGTCCGAGATGTCGAAAAGAATTTTTGGGCAGAAGTAGATTACATAGAAGATTTTGACAGGATTATTTCACATAGATCTAATATGAATGATAGTGAAAATGCAAAATAA
- the wecB gene encoding UDP-N-acetylglucosamine 2-epimerase (non-hydrolyzing): MKKIKVITVVGTRPEIIRLSAVINKLNSLDAIEHVLIHTGQNYDYELNEIFFKDLGLNKPDYFLNAATGNAIETIGNILIKIDPILEKIQPDAFLILGDTNSCLASIAAKRRRIPIFHMEAGNRCYDQRVPEETNRKIVDHIADINLPYSSIAREYLLKEGLTADRVIKTGSPIFEVLHNNIEAIKQSKILDKLKLEENNYFVISAHREENISSENFSCLVETLNTLAEDYKLPIILSTHPRTRNMIGEKQVVFHPLIRTLKPLGFIDYNRLQLSAKVVLSDSGTISEESSILKFKALNIRETHERPEAMEEGAVMMVGVMKERVLQGISILDSNMKPVHDVDDYTLDNVSDKVVKIIISYTDYVKKNVWKDKII; the protein is encoded by the coding sequence ATGAAAAAAATCAAAGTAATTACAGTAGTTGGAACAAGACCGGAAATTATTAGATTATCAGCTGTGATAAATAAGTTAAATAGTTTAGATGCAATTGAACATGTACTCATCCATACTGGCCAAAACTATGATTATGAATTGAATGAAATCTTTTTTAAAGATTTAGGATTGAATAAACCTGACTATTTTTTAAATGCAGCAACAGGAAATGCAATTGAGACGATTGGAAATATCCTGATTAAAATTGACCCAATCCTAGAAAAAATTCAGCCAGATGCTTTTCTAATACTTGGAGATACCAACAGTTGCTTAGCCTCCATAGCGGCAAAAAGAAGACGTATACCGATTTTTCATATGGAAGCAGGAAACAGATGTTATGACCAGAGAGTTCCAGAAGAAACGAACAGAAAAATTGTTGACCATATAGCTGATATAAATCTACCTTATAGTAGCATAGCTAGGGAATATTTACTTAAAGAAGGTTTAACAGCTGATAGAGTGATCAAAACTGGAAGTCCAATATTTGAAGTTTTACATAATAACATAGAAGCAATTAAGCAATCGAAAATTTTAGACAAACTTAAGTTAGAAGAAAATAATTATTTTGTTATATCCGCACATAGAGAAGAAAACATTAGTTCCGAAAATTTTTCTTGCTTAGTTGAAACATTAAATACTCTAGCTGAAGATTACAAGTTACCTATAATACTTTCTACGCATCCAAGAACAAGGAATATGATAGGAGAGAAACAAGTAGTTTTTCACCCTCTCATTAGAACTCTAAAACCTCTTGGCTTTATTGATTACAACAGACTTCAATTATCTGCTAAAGTTGTTTTAAGTGATTCAGGAACAATTAGTGAAGAATCATCAATACTTAAATTTAAAGCATTGAATATTCGCGAGACTCATGAGCGTCCTGAAGCTATGGAAGAAGGCGCAGTGATGATGGTTGGGGTTATGAAAGAAAGAGTGTTACAAGGTATAAGCATATTAGATTCAAATATGAAACCAGTTCATGATGTAGATGATTATACTTTAGATAACGTTTCTGATAAAGTAGTCAAAATAATTATTAGCTATACAGATTATGTTAAAAAAAACGTTTGGAAAGATAAAATAATTTAA
- a CDS encoding capsular polysaccharide biosynthesis protein CapF, which produces MKVLITGAKGFIGKNLFQTLANQKNIEILQYDIESSQNELIKYTESCDFIFHLAGINRPEKDEDFMKGNFGFTNELLDLLQKHNNKCPIMISSSIQAKLDNPYGKSKKAGEDLILEYGKNTGAKVLVYRLPNVFGKWCRPNYNSAVATFSHNIANNLPIEVNDPNALMNLVYIDDVIRELVLALNGKENRKGDYCYIEPVYSIKLGEIAKLLYSFRDSRQNLEIPNTKDSFVKKLYSNYLSYLPKNDFLYDLKMNSDHRGSFTEFIRTADSGQVSVNISKPGVTKGNHWHNTKNEKFLVVKGTGLISFRKIDEYEIVKYYVSGEKLQVVDIPPGYTHNIKNIGDTEMVTIMWANEKFDPDNPDTLYLEV; this is translated from the coding sequence TTGAAAGTATTAATTACAGGAGCAAAAGGTTTTATTGGCAAGAATCTTTTTCAAACTTTAGCTAATCAAAAGAATATTGAAATACTGCAGTACGATATAGAATCCTCTCAAAATGAACTTATTAAGTACACTGAGTCATGTGACTTTATTTTTCACTTAGCTGGTATAAATAGGCCTGAAAAGGATGAAGATTTTATGAAAGGAAATTTTGGGTTTACTAATGAATTATTAGATTTACTTCAAAAGCATAATAATAAATGTCCTATAATGATTTCATCATCAATTCAGGCAAAACTTGATAATCCATACGGTAAAAGCAAAAAAGCTGGAGAAGATTTAATATTAGAATACGGCAAAAATACTGGAGCAAAAGTTTTAGTGTATCGCCTACCTAATGTTTTTGGAAAATGGTGTAGACCAAATTACAATAGTGCTGTAGCTACTTTTTCCCATAATATTGCAAATAATCTCCCCATTGAAGTCAACGATCCAAATGCCTTGATGAATCTAGTTTACATAGATGATGTAATTAGAGAGCTTGTCTTAGCTTTGAATGGAAAAGAAAATAGAAAAGGTGATTATTGTTATATCGAACCAGTTTACTCAATCAAACTTGGTGAAATTGCAAAGTTATTGTATTCATTCAGAGATTCTCGTCAGAATCTTGAAATCCCAAACACGAAAGATTCTTTTGTTAAGAAACTATATTCTAATTACTTAAGTTATTTACCAAAGAACGATTTTTTGTATGATTTAAAAATGAATTCAGACCATCGAGGATCATTCACAGAATTTATTAGAACAGCAGATAGTGGCCAAGTCTCTGTAAATATTTCAAAACCTGGTGTCACAAAAGGAAATCATTGGCATAATACTAAAAATGAAAAATTTCTTGTAGTAAAAGGTACAGGTTTGATTAGTTTTAGGAAAATAGATGAATATGAAATTGTAAAGTACTATGTAAGTGGTGAAAAATTACAAGTAGTAGATATCCCTCCAGGGTACACACATAATATTAAAAATATAGGTGACACAGAAATGGTTACCATAATGTGGGCAAACGAGAAATTTGATCCAGATAATCCAGATACATTATATTTAGAGGTGTGA
- a CDS encoding glycosyltransferase family 4 protein, producing MNTVIHIVRDTGGVIKLVSELANIQTKCGNKVYVLYSNLSNSHLKLFSSLVTLIEIKHWLKLPPLLFGLRTKRTLNKIISDDFPYIIHFHNVATVGIFCSRYVKNSICTIHGLSWYNNTVRTKISKWITKRIISSIFKKNGQVIGVSKSTSSFYNNLCNFNRVDTIYNGIAALKIKKILNSKLIVAHIGDVSDSKGWKYTYNAISSLKADLKNKIEFIMAGRLIGNVNDEVQRALEASKGEFEFKYLGIIENAYENLVPSIDLLVLPSISEGLPMSILECQSIGIPVIATDVGGISEIITDNYNGFLVTRNSEKIQDKLEYILMNLDQYSIFSANSLIRFNEKFSIQVTNDKYDNLYNLVQNRRKI from the coding sequence ATGAATACTGTAATTCACATTGTCAGAGATACGGGTGGAGTAATAAAGTTGGTTTCAGAGCTGGCTAACATTCAAACCAAATGTGGAAATAAAGTTTATGTTTTATATTCAAATTTAAGTAATTCACACTTGAAGTTATTTAGCTCTCTGGTAACATTAATTGAAATTAAACATTGGTTAAAACTACCACCTTTATTATTTGGTTTAAGAACGAAAAGAACGTTAAATAAGATTATATCTGATGATTTTCCATATATTATTCATTTTCATAATGTTGCCACTGTAGGTATATTTTGTTCAAGATATGTTAAAAATTCAATTTGTACTATACATGGGTTAAGTTGGTATAATAACACCGTTAGGACAAAGATATCAAAATGGATAACAAAAAGAATTATTTCTAGTATTTTTAAAAAAAATGGACAAGTAATTGGAGTTAGTAAAAGTACTTCATCTTTTTATAACAACTTATGCAACTTTAATAGAGTTGATACCATATATAATGGGATAGCAGCCTTGAAAATTAAAAAGATTCTAAATTCAAAGTTAATTGTAGCTCACATTGGAGATGTTAGTGATAGTAAAGGATGGAAATATACATACAATGCCATATCTTCACTTAAAGCAGATCTTAAAAATAAAATTGAATTCATTATGGCAGGACGTTTAATTGGAAATGTGAACGATGAAGTCCAAAGGGCTTTGGAAGCCTCAAAAGGTGAGTTCGAATTTAAGTACTTAGGTATTATTGAAAATGCTTATGAGAATTTAGTGCCTAGTATTGATTTACTAGTTTTACCATCTATTAGTGAAGGTCTACCAATGTCTATACTTGAATGTCAAAGCATAGGAATACCAGTTATTGCGACAGATGTAGGAGGAATATCTGAAATCATTACAGACAATTATAATGGCTTTTTAGTTACTAGAAATAGTGAAAAAATTCAAGACAAGTTAGAATACATTTTAATGAATCTTGACCAGTATAGTATATTTTCTGCTAACTCATTGATTAGATTTAACGAAAAATTTTCTATTCAAGTAACAAACGATAAATATGACAATCTATATAATTTGGTGCAGAACAGGAGAAAAATATGA
- a CDS encoding oligosaccharide flippase family protein, with translation MSELIKSKKTILNTVANLTSRLWSMLSTFIFLPLFLRYLDSEAYGLVTLFATFLAVMNLLGMGLSGALRREFAAGNESLSSRQYKFKLLKSVEFIYLFILIVILIIGFFISPYIAKNWLVFESLNVSIVTTSITLMFISISIIILSNLWHGCILGLNNQVRANVYYVLWSIGKNILAILVIQRFPNPISFYLAYIIIDLLYAFFLRLFLVRRIKKSDSMKWNIKDLKLLSSVWKYTVGLLFITGLSILLTQIDRIILSRYISLTEIGIYNSIKTMGSLVRIIAASVGITVLTEFTNLFSQEKHEKLEKYYLDIWKYVSVATITLSVFVTSYSYSIMYVWTGDITFAEASISVAPYLLIGICGLALQEIPYSYLLSKGITKINIKLGLLILPIYVVLLYFLIRSYGIYGASLAYGITFSAHTILYFWLSNKSIKLKEKLYKIYLVMLLSAIISLSFSSISKQMVANISNQTYVVLIGITFGIIALAVNLFVFGAYKFVKKYREVHNE, from the coding sequence ATGAGCGAACTAATAAAAAGCAAGAAGACGATTTTAAATACAGTTGCCAATTTGACAAGCAGATTATGGAGTATGCTATCAACATTCATTTTTTTACCTTTATTTTTGAGGTATTTAGATTCTGAAGCATACGGATTGGTGACATTATTTGCGACGTTTTTGGCGGTTATGAATTTACTGGGAATGGGATTGTCTGGTGCTTTAAGAAGAGAGTTTGCAGCAGGGAATGAATCTCTCTCAAGTAGACAATATAAGTTCAAACTTCTAAAATCTGTCGAATTTATATATCTATTTATTTTGATTGTTATACTGATTATCGGCTTTTTCATTTCACCTTACATTGCAAAAAATTGGTTAGTGTTTGAGTCACTAAATGTCTCAATTGTAACGACATCAATTACTTTAATGTTTATATCTATATCTATTATTATATTAAGTAATTTGTGGCATGGATGTATTTTAGGTTTGAATAATCAGGTAAGGGCAAATGTTTATTATGTTTTATGGTCAATAGGCAAAAATATACTGGCAATATTAGTAATACAAAGATTTCCAAATCCTATTTCATTTTATTTAGCGTATATAATTATTGATCTTTTATATGCATTTTTCCTAAGATTATTCCTTGTAAGAAGAATAAAGAAATCTGATAGTATGAAATGGAACATTAAAGACCTTAAATTATTATCAAGCGTTTGGAAATACACTGTTGGATTATTGTTTATTACAGGGTTGTCCATATTACTTACACAAATAGATAGGATTATTCTAAGTCGATATATTAGTTTGACTGAGATTGGAATATACAATTCAATTAAAACTATGGGGTCACTAGTAAGGATTATAGCAGCATCAGTTGGAATAACAGTCCTTACTGAATTTACAAATCTATTTTCACAAGAAAAGCATGAGAAGCTTGAAAAATATTACCTTGACATATGGAAATATGTGTCAGTTGCAACTATAACTCTTAGTGTTTTTGTCACAAGTTATTCGTACTCTATAATGTATGTGTGGACAGGAGATATAACTTTTGCAGAAGCATCGATTTCAGTCGCTCCATACTTGTTAATTGGAATATGCGGTTTAGCTCTACAAGAAATACCATATAGCTATTTGCTGTCGAAGGGCATCACAAAAATTAATATAAAGTTAGGATTACTTATTTTACCTATTTATGTGGTTTTATTATATTTTTTAATTAGAAGTTATGGGATTTATGGAGCTTCATTGGCATATGGAATAACTTTTTCTGCACATACAATTTTATATTTTTGGTTATCAAACAAAAGCATTAAATTGAAAGAAAAACTGTATAAAATTTATTTGGTAATGTTGCTATCTGCAATAATAAGTTTAAGTTTTTCTTCGATATCTAAGCAAATGGTTGCTAATATTTCAAATCAAACATATGTAGTTTTAATTGGGATTACATTTGGGATAATTGCTTTAGCAGTTAATTTGTTTGTGTTTGGAGCTTATAAGTTTGTAAAAAAGTACAGGGAGGTACATAATGAATAA
- a CDS encoding DUF4301 family protein, translated as MDTVFNKFIQGTQYVTIESALKNELFHKVKYSEEINDNLMIKKFIPASGAATRMFQSLYTYLDDEIETDFIKTYSKNLDKFSFYNTLALEGLPIKDAIKKVLDTYCHTPKALIDIHKYNHLTVTPIEEHINETLELNLDNTPELHFTISKEHEKLFKQKLKEIDTKDMDITYSFQEPETDTLAVDMNNTPFLKDDGTPLYRPGGHGALIHNLNQLDADIIMIKNIDNVCHHTFLQDTIDAKKTLLNTGLYVQKKIHQYITDLLNGNYDLENINQFLQGTLNITYKKDLTKAQALKFLDRPLRVCGVVKNQGEPGGGPFIVDDGDYLSPQIVEMKEINLSNHQHIVAKAKYFNPVDLVCFVKDYQGNKYNLLDYLNDNRYFTSEKTYKGRPLKALEHPGLWNGAMHHWNTVFVEVPLTTFNPIKTVNDLLREGHLGYKLEEEQK; from the coding sequence ATGGATACAGTTTTTAATAAATTTATTCAAGGTACACAATATGTAACGATTGAAAGCGCCTTGAAAAATGAACTTTTCCATAAGGTTAAGTATTCAGAAGAAATAAACGATAATCTAATGATAAAAAAATTCATCCCAGCAAGTGGCGCAGCCACGCGCATGTTTCAATCACTTTATACTTATTTAGACGATGAGATTGAGACTGACTTTATTAAAACCTATAGTAAGAATCTAGATAAGTTTAGTTTTTATAATACATTAGCCTTAGAGGGATTACCTATTAAGGATGCGATTAAGAAAGTACTAGATACTTATTGTCATACACCCAAAGCATTAATTGATATTCATAAGTATAATCATCTTACCGTTACGCCTATTGAAGAACATATCAATGAAACATTAGAACTTAACTTAGACAATACGCCTGAACTCCATTTCACTATTTCTAAAGAACATGAAAAGTTATTTAAACAAAAGCTTAAAGAAATAGATACGAAAGATATGGATATTACTTACTCATTTCAAGAGCCAGAGACTGATACACTTGCTGTTGATATGAACAATACACCATTTTTAAAAGACGATGGTACACCACTGTACCGTCCTGGGGGACATGGTGCATTAATTCATAACTTAAATCAGCTAGACGCTGATATCATCATGATTAAGAATATTGATAATGTGTGTCACCATACGTTCTTACAAGACACCATAGATGCTAAAAAGACATTATTAAACACAGGTCTTTATGTTCAAAAGAAGATTCATCAGTATATCACTGACTTATTAAATGGTAATTATGATTTAGAAAACATCAATCAGTTCTTACAAGGCACATTAAATATTACCTATAAAAAAGATCTAACAAAAGCACAAGCACTTAAATTCTTAGATAGACCGTTACGTGTCTGTGGAGTTGTTAAAAATCAAGGGGAACCTGGGGGTGGTCCATTCATCGTAGATGATGGAGATTACCTATCACCACAAATCGTTGAAATGAAAGAAATCAATTTATCTAATCACCAACACATTGTTGCTAAAGCAAAGTATTTTAATCCCGTTGACTTAGTCTGTTTTGTTAAAGACTATCAAGGGAATAAATATAACTTATTAGACTATCTGAATGACAACCGTTATTTTACAAGTGAAAAGACCTATAAAGGAAGACCTTTAAAAGCCTTAGAACATCCCGGTCTTTGGAATGGTGCGATGCACCATTGGAATACCGTCTTTGTTGAAGTCCCTTTAACAACCTTTAACCCCATTAAAACAGTGAATGATTTATTAAGAGAAGGACACTTAGGGTATAAATTAGAAGAAGAGCAGAAGTAA
- the galE gene encoding UDP-glucose 4-epimerase GalE, with product MNILVTGGLGYIGSHTILELDSTKNQVIIVDNLANSKIDVLKIIQQISSQKYDFYKYDVTDYYLIESLFMKYKFDTIMHFAGFKAVGESVQKPLTYYKNNLLGTIILSELAIKYGVEHFIFSSSATVYGDQQSPLFETLDPKKTTNPYGETKAMSERILIDTAIANPGLNVTLLRYFNPVGAHNSGLIGENSNGTPNNLVPYITKVAKGELKELSIFGNDYDTEDGTGVRDYIHVVDLAKAHVAAMEHMKSGVNIYNLGTGKGISVLEMVHAFEKINALKVPFKVVGRRPGDLAVVYADVSKAKKELQWEAKLTLEDMVRDAWNFEKNSL from the coding sequence TTGAATATTTTAGTTACAGGAGGATTAGGATATATTGGTTCTCATACTATTCTTGAATTAGATAGTACGAAAAATCAAGTAATTATTGTTGATAACTTAGCTAATTCAAAAATAGATGTTTTAAAAATAATTCAACAAATATCTTCTCAGAAATATGATTTTTACAAATATGATGTAACAGATTATTATCTGATTGAGAGTTTATTTATGAAGTATAAATTTGATACAATAATGCATTTTGCTGGCTTTAAGGCTGTAGGTGAATCTGTCCAAAAACCACTAACTTATTATAAAAACAATCTATTGGGGACAATAATCTTGTCTGAACTTGCTATTAAATATGGTGTAGAACACTTTATATTTAGTTCTAGCGCTACTGTATATGGTGATCAACAATCACCTCTATTTGAAACACTTGATCCGAAAAAAACAACTAATCCTTATGGTGAGACAAAAGCAATGTCTGAAAGAATTCTAATTGATACTGCTATTGCAAATCCAGGACTAAATGTTACTTTGTTGAGATACTTTAATCCTGTTGGGGCTCACAATTCAGGTTTAATTGGTGAAAATTCAAATGGTACTCCTAATAATTTGGTGCCCTATATAACTAAAGTTGCGAAAGGTGAATTGAAAGAATTAAGCATTTTTGGAAATGATTATGATACAGAAGATGGTACTGGTGTGAGAGATTATATTCACGTTGTTGATTTGGCAAAAGCTCATGTTGCTGCTATGGAACATATGAAATCAGGAGTAAATATATATAATCTTGGTACTGGAAAAGGTATCAGTGTTTTAGAGATGGTACATGCTTTTGAAAAAATAAATGCTTTAAAAGTGCCATTCAAAGTGGTTGGAAGAAGACCTGGTGATCTTGCTGTAGTTTATGCCGATGTATCTAAGGCGAAAAAAGAACTTCAATGGGAAGCGAAATTAACTCTAGAAGATATGGTTAGAGATGCTTGGAATTTTGAAAAAAACAGTTTATAG
- a CDS encoding polysaccharide biosynthesis protein encodes MNNSYLKNKILLITGGTGSFGNAVARRFLDSEISEIRILSRDEKKQEDMRKTFNNDKLKFYLGDVRDYSSIEGAFIGVDYVFHAAALKQVPSCEFYPIEAVKTNILGSDNVITASVKNNVKKAIFLSTDKAAYPINAMGMTKAVMEKNVIARSRQLTINDTILCLTRYGNVMASRGSVIPLFLNQIKENKPITITNPNMTRFMMTLDDAVDLVIYAFENGEQGDLFVQKAPSATIDTLSKAILELEKCDIPPNCIGTRHGEKLFEVLVTQEEMAKAVDLGEFFKIPVDNRSLNYDQYIDKGDQKIQHFESYHSHNTEKLDVEGMKKLLLKLNLFRMVD; translated from the coding sequence ATGAATAATAGTTACTTAAAAAATAAAATACTGCTCATTACTGGCGGTACAGGATCTTTTGGTAATGCTGTTGCAAGGCGTTTTTTAGATTCAGAAATAAGCGAGATACGTATATTATCTAGAGACGAAAAAAAACAAGAGGATATGAGAAAAACATTTAACAATGATAAGCTTAAATTCTACTTAGGAGATGTTAGGGATTACTCTTCTATAGAAGGGGCTTTTATAGGAGTTGACTATGTGTTTCACGCTGCAGCTTTGAAACAGGTTCCTTCATGCGAATTTTATCCTATTGAAGCGGTTAAAACAAATATACTAGGTAGTGATAATGTAATTACAGCTTCTGTTAAAAACAATGTAAAAAAGGCGATATTTTTGTCTACAGACAAGGCAGCTTATCCAATTAATGCCATGGGAATGACTAAAGCTGTAATGGAAAAAAATGTTATAGCAAGATCACGACAATTAACAATAAATGATACAATATTATGTTTAACAAGGTATGGTAACGTAATGGCTTCTAGGGGTTCTGTTATTCCACTATTCCTAAATCAAATAAAGGAAAACAAACCTATTACAATCACAAATCCAAATATGACTCGATTCATGATGACTTTGGATGATGCAGTTGACTTGGTGATATATGCTTTTGAAAATGGAGAACAAGGTGATCTTTTTGTTCAAAAGGCACCTTCTGCTACAATTGATACTTTATCTAAAGCAATCCTTGAACTAGAAAAATGTGATATACCACCTAATTGTATTGGAACAAGACATGGCGAAAAACTATTTGAAGTGTTAGTTACACAAGAAGAAATGGCAAAAGCGGTAGATTTAGGCGAATTCTTCAAAATACCCGTAGATAATAGGAGTCTAAATTATGATCAATATATAGATAAAGGTGACCAAAAAATTCAACATTTTGAATCATATCACTCTCACAATACGGAGAAACTAGATGTAGAGGGAATGAAGAAACTGTTACTTAAATTGAATTTATTTAGGATGGTGGATTAA
- a CDS encoding aminotransferase class V-fold PLP-dependent enzyme, with protein MKLFTVGPVQMQKDILDIGIQQIPYFRTEEFSDILFEVDRMLKTLLQSDNSNLLISSSGTGAMEAAITNLFNSQDKLLIVNGGSFGQRFVEICQKYNFNYHEIKLSFGEKLTDQHLIKYLHQNFSGFLINHHETSTGVLYDLKLVSDFCKNNNITLVVDAISSFLSDLGKLDNLSTDILIFSSHKALSLMPGLSIINFSEKAKMLISQNESKTYYFDLQKAIQNSLRGQTPFTPSISIIYQLHRRLELLIQRGGLEVELNKVTKIAEYFRKSIADLPVYIPHYNLSNCLTPIVFKSNSVDAYNIFEILRNEYELVVNPCGGELKNKMLRIGHIGNLTISDIDLLLDALRDLERKRII; from the coding sequence ATGAAACTTTTTACGGTTGGTCCAGTTCAAATGCAAAAAGATATCCTTGATATTGGAATACAACAAATACCATATTTTAGAACTGAAGAATTCTCAGATATTTTATTTGAAGTTGATAGAATGCTAAAGACATTATTGCAGTCAGATAATAGCAATTTGTTGATTTCTTCATCCGGTACTGGCGCAATGGAAGCTGCGATAACAAATCTTTTTAATTCGCAAGATAAACTATTAATTGTCAACGGAGGGTCATTCGGACAAAGATTCGTTGAAATATGTCAAAAATATAATTTTAATTATCATGAAATAAAGTTATCATTTGGAGAAAAATTGACTGATCAACATCTTATAAAATATTTACATCAAAATTTTTCTGGATTTTTAATAAATCATCATGAAACTTCAACAGGAGTTTTATATGATTTAAAACTTGTATCTGATTTTTGTAAAAATAATAATATTACTTTGGTCGTTGATGCAATTAGTTCGTTTTTATCTGATCTGGGGAAACTAGATAATTTATCAACAGATATACTAATCTTTAGTTCACATAAAGCATTGTCATTAATGCCTGGGTTAAGCATTATAAACTTTAGTGAAAAGGCAAAAATGTTAATATCTCAAAATGAATCGAAAACATATTATTTTGATTTACAAAAAGCAATTCAAAATTCATTGAGAGGACAAACACCTTTTACACCATCTATTTCAATAATATACCAACTTCATAGAAGGCTCGAATTATTAATCCAAAGAGGTGGCCTTGAGGTAGAGTTAAATAAAGTTACTAAAATTGCGGAATATTTTAGAAAATCTATTGCAGATTTACCTGTCTATATTCCACATTATAACTTGTCGAATTGTTTAACTCCAATTGTGTTTAAATCGAACAGTGTGGATGCATACAACATATTTGAAATATTGAGAAATGAATATGAATTAGTGGTAAATCCTTGTGGGGGAGAACTCAAAAACAAAATGTTAAGGATAGGACACATTGGTAATCTTACTATAAGCGATATAGATTTATTATTAGATGCATTGAGAGATTTAGAAAGGAAAAGAATAATATGA